A genome region from Candidatus Abyssobacteria bacterium SURF_5 includes the following:
- a CDS encoding ACT domain-containing protein: MKKYMILFLVGKDRPGIVDEVSSFLFTRGANIEDSRMAAMGGRFSIMTLFSCPEEHISAIRGGIPELAGSGFEVSLHEADDPALLPHHPELPLRMEVIAMDHPGIVQRVVAILHRHNVNIHSLETKVTSAPLSGTPLFDLLLDAAVPAEESIVKVKEELSALAADMNLDLSFL, encoded by the coding sequence ATGAAAAAGTATATGATCCTCTTCCTGGTCGGCAAGGACCGGCCCGGAATCGTCGACGAGGTCTCCAGTTTCCTTTTCACGCGGGGCGCCAACATCGAAGATAGCCGCATGGCCGCCATGGGCGGACGATTTTCCATCATGACGCTGTTCTCCTGCCCGGAAGAGCACATCAGCGCGATCAGAGGAGGAATCCCGGAACTGGCCGGCTCGGGATTCGAAGTGTCGCTGCATGAAGCTGACGACCCCGCCTTGCTCCCGCACCATCCGGAACTGCCGTTGCGGATGGAAGTCATCGCGATGGACCATCCGGGAATCGTTCAGCGGGTGGTCGCAATCCTGCACCGGCACAACGTCAATATCCATTCGCTCGAAACAAAGGTTACCAGCGCCCCGCTTTCCGGGACTCCGCTTTTCGATCTCCTGCTGGACGCAGCCGTGCCCGCCGAAGAATCCATCGTGAAAGTGAAAGAAGAACTCTCCGCCCTCGCCGCCGATATGAATCTGGACCTGAGTTTCTTATGA
- the gcvH gene encoding glycine cleavage system protein GcvH has product MKELDELKLPDDVRYSTDHEWARLEGNHIRVGISDYAQDRLGDITFVELPEIGDILHQGEEFGTVESTKAASEMLTPVSGTVVAVNNLLEESPGSINQDPYGRGWIIEVKALDVSEYDDLMTKDDYRKMLEGTE; this is encoded by the coding sequence ATGAAAGAACTTGATGAGTTGAAGCTGCCGGACGATGTCCGATATTCCACCGATCACGAATGGGCGCGCCTGGAGGGAAATCATATACGAGTCGGCATTTCAGATTACGCCCAGGATCGGCTCGGGGATATCACTTTCGTTGAGCTGCCCGAGATCGGCGATATTCTCCATCAGGGGGAGGAATTCGGAACTGTAGAATCGACAAAGGCGGCCTCCGAGATGCTGACACCCGTCAGTGGAACAGTCGTTGCCGTCAACAATCTCCTCGAGGAGTCGCCCGGTTCTATAAATCAAGACCCCTACGGCAGGGGATGGATAATAGAAGTGAAGGCGCTCGATGTGTCAGAATATGACGACCTGATGACGAAGGACGATTATCGGAAGATGCTTGAGGGAACGGAATAA
- a CDS encoding aminomethyl-transferring glycine dehydrogenase subunit GcvPA translates to MRYLPHTDSDVAAMLAVIGVRSLEELFSPIPDDCRLRGPLTLPEPLNEWELEGYFELLSNTTAAAQGFSSFIGAGSYDHFIPESNRQLLSRSEFYTAYTPYQPEISQGTLQAIYEYQTLTARLMQMEVANASLYDGASSLAEALLMSIRITKKPTVAISRSIHPHYRRVAQTYFAPTGYSAIELPHLSDGRTDYSSLQQAGEVAAVVVQSPNFFGVIEDLDSAAEAARAHDALLIVSFTEPLAYGILKPPGKYGADIACGEGQSLGIPQSFGGPGLGIFASKMQYVRNMPGRLVGRAQDVEGRGGYVLTLATREQHIRRQKATSNICTNSSLCALAAAMYMATLGKTGFREMAQLNHDKAEYLKDRLREKGCELPFSGPTFNEFVVRFPNPGDYRRLLERKVLAGLPLDAYYPELKDHHLLCVTETKSRSDLDALAEEVGR, encoded by the coding sequence ATGCGATACTTGCCTCATACCGACAGCGACGTAGCTGCCATGCTCGCAGTTATCGGCGTGCGTTCGCTGGAAGAACTGTTCTCTCCGATACCGGATGACTGCCGCCTTCGCGGACCGCTCACGCTTCCCGAACCGCTGAATGAGTGGGAGCTCGAGGGTTATTTCGAACTCCTTTCCAATACAACCGCCGCCGCCCAAGGATTCTCCTCCTTCATTGGAGCGGGCAGCTACGACCACTTCATCCCGGAATCAAACAGGCAGCTGCTCTCTCGTTCGGAATTCTACACCGCCTACACTCCATATCAACCCGAGATCAGCCAGGGAACTCTTCAGGCAATCTATGAATATCAAACGCTCACAGCCAGGCTGATGCAAATGGAAGTGGCGAATGCCTCGCTCTACGACGGCGCCTCCTCGCTGGCCGAAGCGTTGCTGATGTCCATTCGAATCACGAAGAAACCAACTGTGGCGATTTCCCGGTCGATTCACCCTCATTATCGGAGAGTGGCGCAGACGTATTTTGCGCCCACGGGCTACAGCGCGATCGAACTTCCTCATCTTTCTGACGGCCGCACCGACTACTCTTCTCTTCAGCAAGCCGGTGAAGTTGCTGCTGTGGTCGTTCAATCGCCCAACTTCTTCGGCGTGATCGAAGACCTGGATTCCGCCGCCGAAGCGGCAAGAGCGCATGACGCTCTGTTGATCGTCTCTTTTACGGAGCCGCTCGCATATGGAATCCTGAAACCGCCCGGTAAGTACGGCGCGGATATCGCTTGCGGCGAAGGACAAAGCCTCGGTATCCCGCAGTCATTCGGAGGGCCGGGACTGGGGATATTTGCCTCAAAGATGCAGTACGTTCGCAACATGCCCGGACGCCTCGTCGGACGCGCCCAGGATGTGGAAGGGCGAGGCGGATATGTCTTGACGCTCGCCACCCGCGAACAGCACATCCGCCGGCAAAAAGCAACGTCCAACATTTGCACCAACAGCAGTCTGTGTGCGCTGGCGGCGGCGATGTACATGGCTACACTCGGAAAAACGGGTTTCCGGGAAATGGCTCAGTTGAACCATGATAAGGCGGAATATCTCAAAGACCGGCTGCGCGAGAAAGGGTGCGAGCTTCCTTTCTCCGGCCCGACTTTCAATGAATTTGTCGTGCGCTTCCCCAATCCTGGCGATTATCGCCGGCTTCTCGAAAGGAAAGTGCTCGCCGGACTCCCGCTCGATGCCTATTATCCGGAACTGAAGGACCATCACCTGCTCTGCGTCACAGAGACGAAATCCCGCTCGGATCTGGATGCGCTCGCTGAGGAGGTCGGACGATGA
- a CDS encoding glycine dehydrogenase subunit 2: MTTFPGATGLVFNEPPLWEMGKPGRCAADLPRRDVERRQIDNAVAGDPPDFPELSEPEIVRHYTRLSQWNFGVDSGMYPLGSCTMKYNPKLHEKLAAFRGFAELHPLSPDSLSQGALKVMSELERLLAEITGMQAVSLQPAAGAQGELAGMLLIHAYHKKKCGRRTKIIIPDTAHGTNPASAALCGYEPIPVKSNENGILSPESIAEAMDDQTAGIMVTNPNTLGLFEEHIKQIAEIVHRKGGLVYCDGANMNAVMGIVRMGEIGVDVLHLNLHKTFSTPHGGGGPGAGPICVRKHLEPFLPVPRVVERKGSYALSSDFPDSIGKLHSFYGNFSIMVRAHAYILSMGADLKRVSELAVLNANYIKERLKGTLHLAYDRPCMHECVFSDKLQKKHKVTTLDMVKRLIDYGFHPPTVYFPLVVDGAIMIEPTETESKETIDAFIEAFKTVAVEAEQYPDQLRRAPGRTKVRRLDETSAARHPCLGG, translated from the coding sequence ATGACTACTTTTCCCGGAGCCACCGGCCTGGTTTTCAACGAGCCGCCGTTATGGGAGATGGGAAAACCCGGGCGGTGCGCCGCGGACCTGCCCCGGCGCGACGTCGAACGCCGGCAAATAGATAATGCCGTTGCGGGCGACCCACCCGATTTTCCGGAATTGAGCGAGCCCGAGATCGTCCGTCATTACACACGCCTCTCCCAGTGGAATTTCGGAGTGGACAGCGGGATGTATCCCCTTGGCTCATGCACGATGAAGTACAACCCCAAACTGCATGAGAAATTGGCCGCCTTCAGAGGATTCGCCGAATTGCATCCTCTTTCGCCGGATTCGCTTTCTCAAGGCGCGCTGAAGGTGATGTCGGAATTGGAACGCCTTCTTGCAGAAATCACCGGGATGCAGGCCGTCTCTCTCCAGCCGGCGGCGGGGGCGCAAGGCGAACTGGCCGGCATGCTGCTCATTCATGCCTACCACAAGAAGAAATGCGGCCGCCGTACAAAAATCATTATTCCGGATACCGCCCACGGCACGAACCCCGCCAGCGCAGCGCTGTGCGGGTATGAGCCGATTCCAGTAAAATCGAACGAGAACGGAATCCTCTCTCCCGAATCAATTGCCGAAGCGATGGACGATCAGACCGCCGGCATCATGGTAACCAATCCGAATACGCTTGGGTTGTTTGAGGAACATATAAAGCAGATCGCCGAAATCGTACACCGCAAAGGCGGCCTCGTCTATTGCGACGGCGCGAACATGAATGCCGTCATGGGAATCGTGCGGATGGGCGAAATCGGCGTCGACGTATTGCACCTGAATCTGCACAAAACATTCTCGACTCCTCATGGAGGCGGCGGACCCGGCGCCGGCCCCATTTGCGTGAGGAAACATCTCGAGCCGTTTCTCCCCGTGCCGCGCGTGGTCGAGCGCAAAGGATCGTATGCGCTCTCGAGCGATTTTCCCGATTCCATCGGCAAGCTGCACTCGTTTTACGGAAATTTCTCGATCATGGTGCGGGCGCACGCCTATATTCTCAGCATGGGCGCCGATCTGAAGCGTGTCAGCGAGCTCGCCGTACTCAATGCGAACTACATCAAGGAACGTCTGAAGGGAACGCTTCACCTCGCGTACGATAGGCCCTGCATGCATGAATGCGTGTTCTCGGACAAGCTGCAAAAGAAGCACAAGGTCACCACTCTCGACATGGTGAAGCGGTTGATCGATTATGGGTTTCATCCGCCGACGGTTTATTTCCCGCTGGTGGTGGACGGCGCAATCATGATCGAGCCGACTGAGACTGAATCGAAAGAGACCATCGACGCCTTCATCGAGGCCTTCAAAACAGTTGCCGTCGAGGCCGAGCAGTATCCCGACCAGTTGCGCCGTGCTCCCGGGCGTACCAAGGTGAGACGGCTTGACGAGACGTCCGCGGCGCGACACCCATGCCTCGGCGGCTGA